The genome window GTGATTCACACTGTTATCATTCCCCTCTTGCCCTCTCCCCTCACCTCCATGTCTGTAAGTTACAATGTTCACATTCGCCCGTGGCCCTGTCCCTGTCCACTCACAGGCCAAAGCTGACCATGAGGTCCAGGGCAGTGCCAGCATGTTTACGTCTCTGGTGGCCACCATCGAGGCCAGGCAGGCCCAGCTGCTAGAGGTGGTGGAGCAGGGCCGCCTGTCCGCCGAGCTGCgggcacaagtgctcctgggcGACCTGGAGCAGGAGACGGACGAGCTAAGGAGAAGGAGCGCTGCGTTCACACAGCTCTCCGAGTCTAACGATTACGTCTTCTTCCTCAAGGTCAGCTCTGGCAGAGTGGACATCTTCAAAACTGTCCAATGTCCATCATCTGCCTTCGTTTGTGAAAACAAATCATGCTTGGATTTATAATGAATGTTGTTGCGTGTatgttaatataatgtaattGCATACTAGTGACAATCTGATTACATGTAACTCACATTCAGGCATATTTCAAGGTTCAGTGATAATGAGATCATGCAAGGCCATGTCTTATAGTTTAGGCTTTCTCCTTTTCTTGTGAGGAGAAACTGAGATTAAAGCCTGCTGCCGTTTGTGTGGAGCTAAACAGCCTTGCTTGAGTGCTGTTCATGTCTATTTACGGGTGTCCTGTGAAAAGGTTGACATAAATGTTTGATCACTGCCCAGCTGAGTGCACAACATATCTCTCCACGCGGGGTTGATCCACTCCACTCCCTCTGCCTACACCCACTCTTTGCTTAACCCCCTCCTTCTGGAACATTCTGTTCCCTGCAGACCTTCCCATCACTCTCTACGCAAAGTCCTATGACACGTGAGTGGGCGCAGGTGTCGTTGACCCCTGACCCCATGGCTGGGGCGGTGCTGCGTGGCATCACTCATATGGTGGAGCGCCTTCAGGAGGAGCTTCAGAAGCTGCCGGAGATCTGTGAGAGCAGCTTGCCTTCATCAAATATTCATGCACACATGCTCAGCGCCATCTTACTGGCCCGCACACACATggtggcacatacacacacacaatactgtgGTGTGACATTCTGACATGTCAAGCagcattgtgcacataaatacaGATATACTGTTTCTcgtcatttacatttatttctgcagaaaataaattcaaatTTTACATTCTCATATTCGAATTGATTACTTTTTTAAATTGTAAACTGTACTTTACCAAGTGAATATTTGTTTAGTGTGCTTAAATCAGCTATAGTCAGTGCCATACATTAAATATTAGTAAATAATAACTCAAGATTTACCTCATATTTCTGCTCACTTCAGGTTCGCATTCACAAACAGAAACATCACTTCCCTCATGTCAGCCAAGTAAGTTCATATTGCATCTTCTATCCAGAGAGCCAATTCAATTGTAACCACAGTGGTTTGTGAAAAACATATATCTCCTCTTAACTGATGTGAAACTTGTGTTTCAGGACAGCAGAGTGTGCAGGATTATGCAGGTAAAATATTCTGCCAGAATAACACAAAAATACATGTCAGGCACCTTCGctgccatcctctcctctcttgatgtttttgaggaaaaatggtGCTACTGTACAACAGCGTGATCTGTGTTGTTGATAATGGCAAGCTACAGATTGCACATTTCTTTAATTAACTTTCctaacttttactttttgagtaCAGTGTCAAGTTGATCTTGATGTATTTTTAAGATTGTAATAAAGAGTTTTTGCAAATTCATTCTCCTGACATCCTCTCTGACTAAACTGTCCATTCTGTCATCATTCCGATCCAGAAAATGTGACCCTTGACCCCTCCACCGCTCACCCGAGGCTAGTCCTCTCCACCGACTACAAGCGGGTTCACTGCAGTGACCACTACCAGCCAGTGCCTGACTCTCCGCTGCGCTTTGACCGTGTCGTCTGTGTCTTGGCCGAGCAGGCATTTACGTCTGGTCGCCACTACTGGGAGGTGCACGTGGGGGGCAAGACTGACTGGGACCTGGGCATAGCCAGCCACGCCATCAACCGCAAAGGCAAGATCATGGTCAGCCCCGCACATGGCCTCTGGTTCCTCAGCCTGCGCAACAAACACGACTATGTCTTCCGCACTGACCCCTCCACTGCGCTGAACCTGCCCAGCAAGCCCCAGAGGATTGGAATCTTCGTGGACATGGACAACGGGCTGGTCTCCTTCTACGATGCGGGATCCAAGCACCTCATCTACACCTACACGGACACCTTCACTGCGGTCATCCACCCTTTCTTTAGCCCCTGCACCAACAAGTCGGGCAAAAATGAGTCGCCACTGGTCATCTGTCCCATCTCACAAGAGTAAGGGGAATGGGACATATCGATGCTATAGACATAATATAGACTAATATAGCTATAGACACACAAGAAGCATATTCTTTCTGTATTGTATATTGGTTCTGTATAATTTGGACTATGTGGACAAAATAAAACCTCAGATGTCAACCTCAGCTCAGCTGCTCTGTAACAGTAAAGTCAAGCCAAAATAATTCAGATCCTCAAAGGCTGCTATTAAGTAAACAAAATCCTCAAAATCCCAAAAGGCTGCTGTTTTAAAGAaagaagtaaacaaacaaacttgaATTCCATTTTCCCTTCCTTATGACTAATTCATGTCGTGGCAATACAAGTCATGCCACTTGCATCACTTTTGTCTTTAGTTGTTCCAAATAATCAtatgtaaataggcctacacaatgcaCAGGATCCACTGGTTttaaacattttctaaatacaTTACACCTATCTAgacaactatttaactgttatTGTAAAAACAAATCACAAAATAAAACTATGGATGTAGACACATATTCACTCATAATTTCCTTCATATTAGGCACTGTTTTGCATATTTCTTTTTAATAACCCCAATCATTAACAGAGgattattagattagattcgattcgattcgattaggttaggttaggttagattagattagattcaactttattgtcatagtGCAGAGTACAGAGACaatgtctaaccagaagtgtaaaaaagcagaaaagtgcaatgtgatatacacagtTTGGGCAGGTGGTGCATAAACAGTAAAAGATAGTGCAGTGTTGACACATATaactataaatatgtgcagtgtattagcagtaaccttaaAGAGCAGAATAGGATATGcagtatgaacaatgtatgaacaacatgtacatatatgtgcagtgaagtagcagtaacattataagagtagtacaAATAAtagaatatattataagaacagaataaatatgtacagtagtaTAGTTGTGTGCAgtgtaacagtaccattgcagGGTAGTAACAGTatacattataagagtagtaaaaagtgtatgtgcaggatgaaaagTATAAAGAgtagtagaatatggctatgtataaatgtaattatattATGCACATTATTGACCCCAATGTCCTTTGCATCTtagagagaggtagagttaTCTGTGGGGATGATGAGGAAACTCGACAGCAGAGAGCGCTACATTTCGGAATTCAATTCTGCCTCAAAGATACGGGAAagcactctcctctctgttgGGACCATCCGCAGCCAATGACTGAGGCTTCACACAGTGACCGATGAATCGCGTCAGTCCTAGCTCAGTGCATCGTATGGTCCTTGTGCAACATTACCTAGCGAATGGGACGGGTGATTGACTAACTAGACTTGATCAGATAATCTTAATGGTGAGTATAGGCTGTAAGGAATAAGGCAATGCGTATTTTTTATGAGGGTGACCGATTGCGTTCCGGAACAGGTGCACCTTGATGCTCTATCAGGTAGATTGCTTTGGGCGTGTGAAggctatgtttgtctgtgtttatatgtgtttgaaagagagagggagagagatagatagatagagagagagtgtgtgtgtgtttgtgtgtgtgtgtgtgtgcgtatggggGGGTCGTCTGCATGTAAAAAAATGTCATGTTAGACTACGATTGCGTTTGTGCCTGCACCTTTACTTCAAAATATCTTCAAGGAATAGTTGGATAGCCGTTATTTCCTCACGTAGGACTACTGTACTTCAACATCTTACTTGAAATGACAGAACAACAATAACATTGTCTAGGCCTATGAGATGCTACTTTTGGATTTACCATAATATTTATGTGTGATGTTTAAGGCTATTCCACTCATGTTCACTTCTTGTCCCGTTACTGTCTCTGATCTCACCATTGAAAACTACTGCTTTAACCTTCATTGCAGCAGAATTATTCTCGAATTATCATTATGAATTGTCCAGTGCAGTTGCTCAGCGTATAATTGTTAAATTAATTGACGCAGCTATTATGGTCGGATTTTGCTTTTTGCATTCCACTCCGAAAATAGACTCGGTGGTGGTATCCGCAGTCTGTCCCGTTCGTACATGTTCTACCTGACCATCCCACCGATAGGCAgccaacacatttttatttccaAGCCTGTTTGGTTACATAACGCTTTTAGTATTTCCCTTTCGGCTACTTCGTTCGCCACCTTACAATGTTAAAAACGCCAGTTTCCTATGTTTCTGTTCTAGCCCTGCCGTAGttcatgtagcctagcctaagccTCTTTAGTTTTGATTGAATCCAGTCATTGTCTGCCTCACTGGAATACCCACACAGCTGGACAGGACATAATGACATTGGATAAAACTGCGGTGAGATTAAAGGCTACGTATTGGGTTTCACTCTTCAGTCTTCGCAACCTGGGCTACCCGCAGTCACTGAATCTGGAATGAGGATATTGTATATATATCCTCACCTTATCAAAGCCCCCACTCTATGTGGATATCatttagcctaatgttttatCCATATACATGCACATAGCCTAAAGGGAAGGGAAACCAACTGGGCCTATTTGAGAGTAGGCTACCTTTGCAACTTGCTCATCCACTAATTATCATATGGTGCTCTCAGTCCGTTTTATGGCAGTGTGGTAAAAAATAGTGCCTGATGAAGGTTGAAATGTGGTTGGTCTGTTGCTGGGCGAGGGCATACTTTACTCTGTCCTGTCTATCAACGATTTTCTTTTCAGGTCACTTCAGGCAGGGGTTCAGGCGATCAGAAATGAAATCACACTGACATGGCTGATTATTCCCTCCCCAGTGCTGACATGGCAACAGAAAGGAAAGGTGTGTGCACTGCTGGTATAGTTTGTGTTACCTGTTTAATTTATGTGtcgtttttgtgtttttgtttgtcataGTGCTATCTTGATTTAATGGATTACATCAGTTTTAAATCCATAATCCAAGCCACTGTTGCATTTTACCAAAACCCATTTTATTGAGTAACAGCTTAGAAATATTCCCGATTGAAGCTACAAGCAatggcagaaaaaaaatctctttgACAGTTGTTCTGTCAGTGTGTCactttcagcacacacacacacgctctctctctctctctctctctctccactgtctgATGTGTCTTAACCACATATCACTTGGAACATAACGTAAACTCAGCCAATTAATCAATGTTCACAGTAATGATAACATTGAGTGATACGAGGTACACGTGtctaatgcattttttttttaattgaatcgTGGACTATATATCAGCCCTGCTGTTGCATACATACTCTGAGTATCTCTGGCCTTGTCTGCTTAGACACAGATTCTTTCTCCTGTCAAGGTTCCACTTCAAAGGGTGGTGGGGTGCATTTCCCTGATGAGGAGTATGCCAGCACGGCACCTCAGTGTTCGGATGAGACCCGGCCTGACCGGGTCATCAGTGCTATACCAGAATCTGACGGGACTTACCTGGTgaaggtgagtgtgtgcgcggGGGGGCCTCTGGGATTTATAGTGAGTGAGGATCACCACAGCACGCACACTACACCACCAATCAATGGGCTTGTATTAAAGAGCTATTTTTAGCTGCGTAGTTCGTAGCCTCAGACATGTAAGCTATGAGGAAGTATACAAAAGAATTTAGCATTGTTCTATGcaacaatagacctctgaagttcgccaaaagtacccaaagctgccatctttgcccatataaggagatccaggTGTTAATCGAAGCTACctattgcaagttagctctggagtagcaaaaatcaaagttctccatcttaaagtagcctactgaagATCACAAaacccactcgaaggcagatGACAAAAGTATGTAGGGCAAAACGCCTGTATTTCAGAGTTCTTCATCCCTGAGAGAGTGTAACAGTTGTGATCATTCAAAATCCCTATGTTATTTTTTCCATAGGAAAAAATTCAAGATACCAGATCTCctggcaaagatggcagctttttttgtaggcaaacttcagaggtgtATACCAATCCACAAGAGTTATTAGAAAAGGAATAGGCAATGATCAATAGCATTGTTTAGTTCAAAGTTCAAAACTTCTGAAAGTCACACTCTTTGTATGAAATATGCTTGATTTAACATAATTTGCAGGTGTGTTAGCACAAGATGAATGATTTCTACGATATTGTGCACACTCTATGAAATGCACTCAAGACTACTGCTTCTCATGCCCCCCCACCCTCTGCTGAGAGCAAGAAAGAAATGTTGAGGTTATACAATCTTTCCACTAATGAACAAGTTACTCGGACTCAGTCTCTCCACTACATGAACGAGTACTCGGACTCAATCTCTCCACTACATGAACGAGTTACTCAATCTCTCCactacatagatagatagatagatagatagatagatagatagatagatactttattgatccccaggggaaattcaaggtctcagtagcatacagacaacacacacacattcactaacagcagaaaaagtaattaaaagtatataatatttaCTTATAGTAGTAAGTATATAagaacacaactaagcagtaaggacagtagaagataaagaatatactaaatatactaaaatactaaaatacaaattatactaacacttaatctaaatcttAATCTTAATCTACATGAACGAGTTACTCGGACTCAGTCTCCGTCATTCTCTGTCCTTTATGTCCAGGTAGGATTCCTGAGAAGCCAGCACCGCTATGAGATCATCTTCAATCTCCCACAAGTCCCATCAATGGGCAAAGATGCCACGCTGTCCCCTGCCCTCAGGACCACAGCCAAGCCACGCCTCCGCGCCACCCGCATCACCCCTCGCCAAGAAGGTACGGGCCAGCTGGCACCAGCTCTGCCATCTATGGCCCAGCATATGCCCTCAGTTAGATGGGCACAGGCTGAAATGCATCAGCGGGCATTTTTTCTCCACACCAAAGGTTGCTAGTGCGACATTATTGCCTTAATGTTAAAATTATTATAGTGCAACATTATTGAATTAATGTTAAGATTATTATAGTAAGACATTATTGACTTAATATTAAAATGATTATAGCTTTTCTGATTCTGTTTGGAGAATCAGTGAATGTGTTTAAGTCCTGCTGAATTTGGATATCTTCCTTGGTTGGCCCCCATCTTTATGTCAGTATAACTCATAGTTTAGTATTGTCTTTTTCCCATGTCTCTTTGCAATTCTTCATAACGTCTAAGACGGATATGTGTAACTTAAACACTGTAGATgctacatatacacagacatttGCTTGCTGTGTACATTTTCACAGTGTGTGAGCTAGTCCTTCCTCAGAGCTACCACACATGTCTTTAAGAATCATTCCTGTGAGGAGACCCAATTGATTCTCCAGATTCGAAGTTTTCTATTTCAGCACTTTATTGATCTACCCCTAgagtaggctactacagacgTGGAGAATTTATTGATCTATCCCTAGAGTAGACTACTACAGACGCAGAGACTTTGCCAGTgtatttttgttattgttttgtactCTTCTGTTTATGCAGTCACCAGTTATCCCAGTGGTAGAACTGCGAATTGTGATGTCAGAAGTTAACCCAACCACTGACACTTATCCTATGTTTCCAGATATTTTACTGACCTTCCACTACACTTTGATTTACTGCAGTATGACAATATGCTGTTTAATATAGATTCATGTGATAAATAATCAATGAATAAGAAATTCTGTGCCAGtctttgtgtgactgtgtgtgtgtgtgtgtgtgtgtgtgtctctgtgtgtgatacAGGTGGAATGAAAGTTGTTTGTGAGTACAGCACCCAGCAGGAGGGGGTGCTGCAGGAGGAGTTGATGCTGGTCAACCGCAGCAGAAGGGATGGTAGCGTGAGGGTCAAACTTCAGGCCAGAGTCATGGGTGAGTCACTTACATTCGGCCACTTACatagtgacacatacacacacatatttcactctctctttctccatgtgtgcctctgtctctcttacacactcacatataaagataaagagatagagatgagagagagacccacacaagcacacgtaACTGGGTAGAATGCGTTGTGTTGATTATTAATAAAGATGACCCAAAACGAGCACGGGATACTGCTGAAGTTTTAttctgcacacacgcacagcaaagCATACAGTACAGGGTGAGTTCGCCAATAGCTCCTGAAAAAGTTCACACATACCAACTATATTACAGGTGCTAATGTGCTATCCCAGCTACCTAGTTAAACTACTGTACATCACTGTAGGGCTATTTTTGGCATGTGGCTAGATGGACATAGACATGTAAACAATgcatttaaaaagtaaattcACAAAAATAACTCACAAATAATATACATAAACTGAATACAAACAATATAAAGTGAAGCAATCTTATGGATGACTATATttaatataaatatttataagATTGCTTATGAGGCTGCAATCAGTCAACCTACCTCCCTCCATAAAGATATTAGACAGGAAAGAGGAAGGGGGGAGACAGTTTTAGATTTAAACTGTAACTAGATAACCTAGATCTATTGTGCAATTATGTGattcatacatacagtaagtaTAAGGCCTAACctgttacacacacaagcacacatgcacacacagagagagagagagatagtctttctctctctctttctcagtctttcgctctcacacacatgccaagTGATACTCCTCTTATAAAACTGCAGCAGAATTTAGGGCTGTTGGGAATTAGGAGAGTTCTGCCTTTAGTGGTATGCCACAAGGCCTTTACTTTAATCATCTGATTTGGAAGACGTCCAGATAAGCAGTGCAACTTCTTCCCTGCACCACCCAAGtcatccagagagagagggaaagcacCGGTCTAGCCAGGAAAGCGATCCGACATCGCCCCCTGGTGGCTCTAGGAGTAGTCATCCTCTGAGTACATGTAAGTGTTGTGGAATGATGTCATTCTTGTTCTGCCTTAGATCGTCACCATGGAACGCCACAGCTGATGGAGGGGGTTCGATGCATAGGACCAGAGGAGACCAACTCCAAACAGACTGACCGGAAGAAGCCCAGTTATCAGCAATAGAAGagtctcatccacacacactttaatctgGACTACAACtcaaatatacagtacaaatCAACAGAACAGGGCTTAATAGCCACGATTTCATGCACAATAGCcacaattcttgaatttcccctaggagatcaataaagtatatatctatctatctacaagtTTGCAGTAATGTCAAGAGCTGCTATGAATGCTTGCTGTCCTCCCTTCTGTCCTCCCTTGtggtcagccgtggcctactggttagcgcttcggacttggaaccggagggctgccgggtcgaaccccgaccagtaggaagcggctgaagtgcccttgagcaaggcacctaacccctcactgctccccgagggccgctgttgttgcaggcagctcactgcgctgggattagtgtgtgctttgtcTCACAGTGTATGAGtgatgagtgtgtttcactaattcatggattgggataaatgcagagaccaaatttccctcacaggatcaaaagagtatatataattatacttatatacttctCCAGTTTCTTTGCCAGTGCTGACCCTCTCACATCTGTCCATTGAGCAGTAAGCACTATGCCAATAGAACACAATGCTTTGCAATGCTTCCCAGGTTATATGAATCAAAAACACTTTATTCAAAAACAACCCTTATCTATATTACTCAATACACAGAATAGTATTTGATCCCCTGCATTTGGACCACTGCATTTCCACATGAATAATCCTCATTTGAGATATTGTCTTTACGGTTTGTTTAGATAAAATCAGTTGTGTTATTTACCATGAAAGACCGAATAAAATCAGACCACAATAATTGCTCAGAgatgcttgtgcgtgtgtgtgtgtgtgtgggggggggggggggatgatacTAGAAGATCTTACAAATCCAGTTCTTCTTAATAGTTTAATTTaatcaagtaggcctaggcctacttgtgatTTATCTTATTGGTCGAGTCCATCAACCCAAAAAATGTGGCAACCGATGCTattaaaaaattttttttttaaaaaaacagaaaaggtcTTTAGCCTGAAGGTTCACACCTGAAGGTGATTAACACAATCACCTCATTTCCATATAACAATACAGGAGACGGTCACATGAATCAAAACCAAAATGCTTTTGTTTCCCAGGACCGTACACTCTCTTGTGTAGGCCTTTGGTGCCCCTCACCAACTGTTTTCCTCTGGACGGTTTGATTTCATTTTAGCATTTAATAGCTTTGTGGATGATGAATGATGTTTCACATTTCAGCAAACATTAGGACTCCTAATAGAGCGGACCAGAGTAAAGGAAGGCATCTGTAAGCTACTCTGGAGAATAAATAGGAGtagactcacacactcattacaGCCGTCTTCATAACTGAGGATTATACAATTGCTGGAATCTGTGTCAAGGTGAGATATTAGCCTATAAAGATTTGTGAAGATTTGAAACATTGAAATGTAAACAATAGCCTACCTCATGAATCTAGTCAAATTTCTTGGATTGAGAGTGGTTTGCAAAGGTGTGGACTAGCCATATGATTTGGTGCTGTCTattgaatttaatttaaaacattttattttaaaaatgatttaggaatcttcattgtgctcattgACATATGGAAAGAAACCTTAAACTTGACCATGACATTTTATGTGGTAGTCCCCAAAAAAGCTGTGTGGATTTTGATAGAGGACCTATCTACTACCAAACCTTTGATTTTTCTCAATTACAGGGAAACCCCTGTTACTATGAAGGTGAAGCTTAAAAAGGAAACACTGTGGAAACTTTGTTAACACTAAAAGAAACAGTAGCCTAGCATTTGTGGTTAGTCTTGGTGAGAACACAATTTTAGCTCAGGCCACACAAATAAGTTCCCAGAGAGTATTCACTGCAAATAAAGATGTAAAAATGAATATTCTGTATATCACTTTATAGCACAGCCAAATCAACAGTATGCAGCTATAACACTGGTGTAAGAAGCTTTTTAAATTAAGAAGCTGTCTCATTTATGCATCCATACCCCTATAGATTATTTCATGAGCCTGTATAAAATGCATTGGGTTGCTCAAAATTCCATGGCACACCTCACTTTGCTTACTGAAATAAGGGTGGGGCAAATTCCtaaaatgtgtgtatggttaCAAAA of Alosa sapidissima isolate fAloSap1 chromosome 1, fAloSap1.pri, whole genome shotgun sequence contains these proteins:
- the si:ch211-151p13.8 gene encoding UPF0687 protein C20orf27 homolog isoform X1 encodes the protein MADYSLPSADMATERKDTDSFSCQGSTSKGGGVHFPDEEYASTAPQCSDETRPDRVISAIPESDGTYLVKVGFLRSQHRYEIIFNLPQVPSMGKDATLSPALRTTAKPRLRATRITPRQEGGMKVVCEYSTQQEGVLQEELMLVNRSRRDGSVRVKLQARVMDRHHGTPQLMEGVRCIGPEETNSKQTDRKKPSYQQ
- the btr01 gene encoding zinc-binding protein A33, whose product is MELPSRFLSEEQFCCSICLDMFSNPVSTPCGHSFCLDCISSYWDGKNKQKVWQCPLCKESFRRRPDLHVNHTLKEITEQFKRMAEATDTASAMAATSITAAGVSSAAANPTSAVLRQPKELPNELISEMKSRFQRALPTHSGQPALPPYEAHSPPPVGVTRRFTMGSLGGETSSDAPPCPVHRLGLELFCRNDQVCVCTACIDKEHYGHSVVPAKREWAIKKAHMGIVEVELKDMIELREKKAKEIRSALADIQAKADHEVQGSASMFTSLVATIEARQAQLLEVVEQGRLSAELRAQVLLGDLEQETDELRRRSAAFTQLSESNDYVFFLKTFPSLSTQSPMTREWAQVSLTPDPMAGAVLRGITHMVERLQEELQKLPEICSHSQTETSLPSCQPRQQSVQDYAENVTLDPSTAHPRLVLSTDYKRVHCSDHYQPVPDSPLRFDRVVCVLAEQAFTSGRHYWEVHVGGKTDWDLGIASHAINRKGKIMVSPAHGLWFLSLRNKHDYVFRTDPSTALNLPSKPQRIGIFVDMDNGLVSFYDAGSKHLIYTYTDTFTAVIHPFFSPCTNKSGKNESPLVICPISQE
- the si:ch211-151p13.8 gene encoding UPF0687 protein C20orf27 homolog isoform X2 codes for the protein MADYSLPSADMATERKGSTSKGGGVHFPDEEYASTAPQCSDETRPDRVISAIPESDGTYLVKVGFLRSQHRYEIIFNLPQVPSMGKDATLSPALRTTAKPRLRATRITPRQEGGMKVVCEYSTQQEGVLQEELMLVNRSRRDGSVRVKLQARVMDRHHGTPQLMEGVRCIGPEETNSKQTDRKKPSYQQ